The region GGCGAGTCGTTTTTTTAAGCATATTACAGGGCTTCTTCGATTTTATGGACGACTTCTTCCATAGGAATGCGCACCTGCTGCATGCTGTCACGATCACGCATTGTGACGGTGTTGTCTTCCAGTGTATCAAAGTCGACGGTGATGCCGAATGGGGTTCCGATTTCATCCTGCCGGCGATAGCGACGGCCAATGGCTCCGGTCTGATCGTAGAAGACTGGCCAGCGTTTGCGAAGTGATTTATACAGATCCTGTGCCTTTTCAACCAGTTCCGGTTTGTTTTTCAACAGCGGGAATACGGCTGCTTTGAATGGGGCGATACATGGTTCAAAGCCCATTACAGTGCGTTTTTCATAGCCATCCATGGATGCTTTTTTATCATTGGGGTCGGCTTCAATGACGGCATTGTCGCCGTCGCCTTTGGGCACCCATTCTTCGCGATAGGATTCACAGAGAATGGCCAGCATGATGCGATCAACACCGGCAGACGGTTCGATCACATGGGGAATGAAGCGTTCACCCGTTACCTGATCAAAGTATTCCAGTTTTTTCCCGCTGAACTCCTGATGACGACTCAGATCGTAATTTCCTCGGGCCGCAATGCCTTCCAGTTCTTGGATGCCGAAGGGAAATTCGTAGGCTACATCTGTGCAGGCTTTGGCGTAGTGCGCCAGTTTTTCTTTAGCGTGGATATCATAATGGAGGCTTTCTTTGGGGAGTCCGACGCGCTGATACCATTTCATACGCTCATCGACCCAATATTTATGCCATTCAAGATCCGTA is a window of Spartobacteria bacterium DNA encoding:
- a CDS encoding glycine--tRNA ligase → MSRKYPITMEALASLCKRRGFIFQSSEIYGGINGFWDYGPLGTEMKRNIRENWWRSMVQERDDVVGLDASIIMHPRIWEASGHLSGFSDPMVDCTTCKHRFRADHICEELGVELGTDGQLPEGVRCPHCGAATLTPPRDFNLMFKTYVGPVEDGAAVAYLRPETAQAIFAQFDNVNSVARQKIPFGIAQIGKSFRNEINPRNYTFRSREFEQMEMEFFIKPDTDLEWHKYWVDERMKWYQRVGLPKESLHYDIHAKEKLAHYAKACTDVAYEFPFGIQELEGIAARGNYDLSRHQEFSGKKLEYFDQVTGERFIPHVIEPSAGVDRIMLAILCESYREEWVPKGDGDNAVIEADPNDKKASMDGYEKRTVMGFEPCIAPFKAAVFPLLKNKPELVEKAQDLYKSLRKRWPVFYDQTGAIGRRYRRQDEIGTPFGITVDFDTLEDNTVTMRDRDSMQQVRIPMEEVVHKIEEAL